CTAAGAATGAACAAGAAATTCTAGATTTTATCAAAGAATATCCTTTCGTTCAAATTACAGGTGTGAATGAAAAAGGGAAACCAGTTGCCACTCAAATTCCTGTAATTGTAGAAAAGCGAAATGATGATTTGTACATCGTAGGGCATATGATGAAAGAAACAGATCATTGTAAAGCGTTTCAAGAAAATCCAAATGTATTATCGGTTTTTACTGGACCTAATGGATACGTTAGCGCTTCTTGGTGTGTGAGTCCAAACAAAGGTTCAACTTGGAATTATATGAGTGTTCATGCAGAAGGAAAAGTTTCTTTTTTTGAAGGAGAAAAGTTAGTGTCTTTAATGAAAACATTTACATTGCTTCATGAAAATGGAAATGAGAATTCACCAACAATTTATGATAATTTATCAGATAGTTACACCAATAAATGGATGCCATACATTACAGGATTTGAAATTAAAGTGGATTGTTTAGATACGGTGTTTAAATTAAGTCAAAGCTTAGATGAGCAAAGTTATTTAAATGTAATTGCTGAGCTAGAGAAACGTGGAGGAAGAGATTCTTTTTTAGCAATGGAAATGCAAAAGAGAGTTTCAGAACTGTTTTCTGAATAATTGTAAATGTAGAAAGTGATTTCAAAAAAGTTAGATTATACGATTTTAATTGTAGCAGTTGCCATATTTCTATTGTTACAGTTACCATATTTTGTTCAAATACAATATCCTTTTAGGCTTTTAGGAACATGGTTTCATGAAATGGGACATGGATTAACCGCTCTTTTAACTGGAGGCAAATTTCATTATTTAGAAATCTATCAGAATGGTGGAGGTGTAGCTTATTCTTCAGTAACGAATCGATTTTTACCTATTTATCTTTGTAGTGCGCTTACAGCAACGGGTGGGTTGTTCGGTCCTGCTATTTCAGGAAGTATTCTAATTATGTCGGCTAGATCACAAAAACATGCTGCAATTATGTTACGAATTCTGACAGGAGTCATGATTCTATCTTTAATTATATGGATTCGATCGTACTGGGGAATTGTTGTTTTAGGAGCTATTACTATAGCGTTAATTGTTATTATGTTTTTAAAAAATAAAAAGATTGAAACAATTACTGTTTTGTTCTTAGGGTTACAATGTATTTTAAGTACTTATCTTCAGTTTAATTATTTATTTACAAAGGAATTTGAACGTAACGGACAAACAATGACCTCCGACACACAAAATATTGCAGCCAATACATTTGGAACTTATTGGATGTGGGGAGCTCTTATTTTTATACTTAGCGGAATTATGCTTTATAAGAGTGTAAAATTTTATTTAAGAAAATAACTACGAACTTTTTTCAGCTTTTAATCTCGTAAAATAATCGTTTGCAGC
This genomic stretch from Tenacibaculum jejuense harbors:
- a CDS encoding FMN-binding negative transcriptional regulator, whose product is MYNVSSYKAKNEQEILDFIKEYPFVQITGVNEKGKPVATQIPVIVEKRNDDLYIVGHMMKETDHCKAFQENPNVLSVFTGPNGYVSASWCVSPNKGSTWNYMSVHAEGKVSFFEGEKLVSLMKTFTLLHENGNENSPTIYDNLSDSYTNKWMPYITGFEIKVDCLDTVFKLSQSLDEQSYLNVIAELEKRGGRDSFLAMEMQKRVSELFSE
- a CDS encoding M50 family metallopeptidase, which translates into the protein MISKKLDYTILIVAVAIFLLLQLPYFVQIQYPFRLLGTWFHEMGHGLTALLTGGKFHYLEIYQNGGGVAYSSVTNRFLPIYLCSALTATGGLFGPAISGSILIMSARSQKHAAIMLRILTGVMILSLIIWIRSYWGIVVLGAITIALIVIMFLKNKKIETITVLFLGLQCILSTYLQFNYLFTKEFERNGQTMTSDTQNIAANTFGTYWMWGALIFILSGIMLYKSVKFYLRK